From the Halodesulfovibrio sp. genome, one window contains:
- a CDS encoding SMR family transporter, whose product MGSALFWIFSSISLDIAANWAIKRSRGFAIKRWGILSIALVICAFLMLKPALAYFHLSVAYALWGVGGIAGSFIVDRIVFHVHLSPRIIPPILLMIVGIILINMTTPPVH is encoded by the coding sequence ATGGGTAGTGCACTTTTCTGGATTTTCAGTTCTATCTCTCTTGATATAGCAGCAAACTGGGCTATCAAGCGCTCCAGAGGCTTCGCGATAAAACGGTGGGGAATTCTTTCCATTGCGCTTGTTATCTGCGCCTTTTTAATGCTTAAACCAGCTCTGGCGTACTTTCATCTTTCTGTTGCGTATGCCCTATGGGGAGTTGGCGGGATAGCTGGCAGCTTTATTGTTGATCGCATTGTTTTTCATGTACATTTAAGTCCTCGTATCATCCCCCCTATCCTCTTGATGATTGTTGGAATTATTCTTATTAACATGACGACTCCACCAGTTCACTAG